The following coding sequences are from one Methanohalophilus halophilus window:
- the gatC gene encoding Asp-tRNA(Asn)/Glu-tRNA(Gln) amidotransferase subunit GatC — MITKEQVEHIGWLARVNIDEEDASEFASELSTVLDYFGQLDEVDTSDVKPTYHVADIMNVFREDEPRGSLEQDAILANAEEVQDGYIKTPKII; from the coding sequence ATGATCACAAAGGAACAGGTAGAACACATCGGCTGGCTTGCACGGGTCAATATCGATGAGGAGGATGCTTCCGAATTTGCATCGGAACTGAGCACAGTACTGGATTATTTCGGACAGCTGGATGAGGTGGATACCTCGGATGTCAAGCCTACATACCACGTTGCAGATATCATGAATGTATTCAGGGAAGATGAGCCAAGAGGTTCCCTGGAGCAGGATGCCATTCTTGCAAATGCTGAAGAGGTACAGGATGGCTACATTAAAACTCCAAAGATCATCTGA
- the gatA gene encoding Asp-tRNA(Asn)/Glu-tRNA(Gln) amidotransferase subunit GatA: MLDGLSDIKNRIVSSSAEEVVASYLERIEKSNINAFTCIAEDAIEQAKKVDSLDIEGPLAGVPIAIKDNISTKGLSTTCSSAILEGYVPPYDAHVIERLRKAGAVIIGKSNMDEFGMGTSTETSTYGPTLNPWDTERVAGGSSGGSAAAVAAGQVPVSLGSDTGGSVRCPAAFCGAVGLKPTYGAVSRYGLVSYANSLEQIGPLANRVEDVAALMDVIGTYDNRDSTCVKHNAGYTDTLQDGVDGLKIGVPDEYFGEGIDDNVQKLVWDAIGKFEDMGAEYTKVSMPNTPYALAAYYIIAMSEASSNLARFDGTRYGNRSEGENWHMMASKTRQEKFGAEVKRRILLGTYALSAGYHDKYYLKALKVRTLVKQDFERAFEDVDVLMAPTMPTPAFKIGEKMDDPLSLYLSDVNTVPINLAGVPSISVPCGFSEGLPVGLQVIGNYFDEATILKAAHSFEKNTDHHTKLAAEVV, encoded by the coding sequence ATGCTGGACGGTTTATCTGATATAAAAAACAGGATTGTTTCCTCATCAGCCGAGGAAGTTGTTGCCTCCTATCTGGAAAGAATAGAAAAAAGTAACATTAACGCCTTCACCTGTATTGCAGAAGATGCTATTGAGCAGGCTAAAAAAGTTGACTCTCTGGATATTGAAGGTCCTCTTGCAGGTGTGCCCATTGCAATCAAGGATAATATTTCCACAAAGGGATTATCCACAACCTGCAGTTCTGCCATCCTTGAAGGTTATGTGCCACCCTATGATGCTCACGTGATCGAAAGATTGCGAAAGGCCGGTGCAGTGATAATCGGCAAGTCCAACATGGATGAATTTGGTATGGGTACTTCCACTGAAACAAGTACCTATGGTCCAACTCTTAATCCCTGGGATACAGAAAGAGTGGCTGGAGGATCGTCAGGTGGCAGTGCCGCCGCTGTAGCTGCAGGGCAGGTTCCTGTCTCGCTGGGCTCGGATACAGGTGGCTCGGTGCGTTGCCCGGCGGCTTTTTGTGGGGCCGTGGGCCTGAAACCAACCTATGGGGCGGTCTCCAGGTACGGATTGGTTTCTTATGCCAACTCTTTAGAACAGATTGGCCCCCTGGCAAATCGTGTTGAAGATGTCGCAGCCCTGATGGACGTTATTGGCACATATGATAACCGGGATTCAACCTGTGTTAAACATAATGCCGGTTATACTGATACCCTTCAGGATGGTGTGGACGGGTTAAAGATCGGAGTTCCTGATGAATACTTCGGGGAAGGCATCGATGATAATGTACAGAAACTGGTATGGGATGCCATTGGTAAATTCGAGGACATGGGAGCTGAATACACAAAAGTTTCCATGCCAAACACGCCTTATGCACTGGCAGCATATTATATCATAGCCATGAGTGAAGCTTCTTCCAACCTTGCCCGTTTTGACGGTACTCGCTATGGCAATCGTTCAGAGGGGGAGAACTGGCATATGATGGCTTCAAAGACCAGGCAGGAAAAGTTTGGTGCAGAGGTAAAAAGACGTATCCTGCTTGGAACTTATGCTCTTTCTGCGGGCTATCATGACAAATATTATCTAAAGGCCCTCAAGGTCCGCACTCTTGTAAAACAGGATTTTGAAAGAGCCTTTGAGGATGTGGATGTATTAATGGCACCCACAATGCCAACTCCTGCCTTCAAGATAGGGGAAAAAATGGATGATCCACTGTCCCTGTACCTCTCGGATGTCAACACTGTCCCGATTAATCTCGCAGGGGTGCCTTCCATATCAGTGCCGTGTGGCTTTTCCGAAGGTCTGCCTGTAGGACTGCAGGTAATCGGGAACTACTTTGATGAAGCTACTATTCTCAAAGCAGCCCACTCTTTTGAGAAAAATACCGATCATCATACCAAATTGGCCGCAGAGGTGGTATAA
- the gatB gene encoding Asp-tRNA(Asn)/Glu-tRNA(Gln) amidotransferase subunit GatB — protein sequence MVYENPDGVMVGLEIHVQLNKLATKLFCGCSTDYHTSQPNTHVCPVCMGLPGCLPVLNKRAVEYAIRIGLALNCEIVEQTQFHRKNYYYPDLPKGFQTTQYDYPIVSDGRVVIEGEDGEHVVRIRRAHMEEDPGRLMHMGSIDRSKGTLIDYNRSGMALIEIVSEPDMRSPREARRFLDKLRNILEYLDVFDSTLEGSMRVDANISIGGGDRTEVKNISSHKGAERALLYEIMRQKNIKRRGEEVVMETRHFDEARGVTISMRTKEEEHDYRYFPEPDLVPMRVGSWVDGILETLPELPDARRSRFISDYGMVDTHAKALTSDIRVADFYEEVASKVDPAAAAVWVSDVLKGELNYRDLTIASFNVENMVKIIELVASGKITEKGAVEIIRNILDEGGSPMDIVKEKGLLKVEGDVVDEAVGEVLKENPDALEDYFAGKEKSLNFLVGQVMKKTRGRADARSVREMMLEEIDKNYR from the coding sequence ATGGTATACGAAAATCCCGATGGTGTGATGGTAGGTCTGGAGATACATGTCCAGCTCAACAAACTTGCTACCAAGTTATTCTGTGGTTGTTCTACGGATTATCATACTTCACAACCCAATACTCATGTATGTCCGGTATGTATGGGCCTTCCCGGTTGTCTGCCGGTGCTGAACAAAAGGGCTGTGGAATATGCTATCAGGATCGGTCTGGCCCTAAACTGTGAGATTGTGGAACAAACCCAGTTCCATCGTAAGAATTACTACTATCCCGATCTTCCAAAAGGTTTTCAGACCACCCAGTATGATTACCCGATTGTCAGTGACGGCAGGGTGGTAATTGAAGGTGAGGACGGTGAACATGTCGTTCGTATCAGGCGTGCCCACATGGAGGAAGACCCGGGCAGACTGATGCATATGGGTTCCATTGACAGGTCCAAGGGTACACTGATTGATTACAATCGATCGGGCATGGCCCTGATTGAGATAGTTTCCGAGCCGGATATGCGCAGTCCCCGGGAAGCCAGACGTTTCCTGGACAAGCTGCGTAACATCCTTGAATATCTGGATGTCTTCGACAGTACCCTGGAAGGCTCGATGAGGGTGGATGCTAATATTTCCATAGGTGGCGGTGACCGAACCGAGGTAAAGAACATCTCTTCCCACAAAGGCGCCGAAAGGGCCCTGCTCTATGAAATCATGCGCCAGAAGAATATCAAACGCCGGGGGGAAGAAGTTGTTATGGAAACACGTCACTTTGACGAGGCCCGTGGGGTCACGATTTCCATGAGGACCAAGGAAGAAGAGCACGATTACCGCTATTTCCCAGAACCCGATCTGGTACCCATGAGGGTTGGAAGCTGGGTTGACGGTATCCTTGAGACTCTCCCCGAACTGCCGGATGCCAGGCGCAGCAGGTTCATTTCGGATTACGGGATGGTGGATACCCACGCCAAGGCGCTGACATCTGACATCAGGGTGGCGGATTTCTATGAAGAGGTTGCCTCAAAGGTAGACCCTGCCGCAGCAGCAGTCTGGGTTTCCGATGTTCTCAAGGGAGAGCTCAATTACCGTGATCTAACCATAGCTTCCTTTAACGTAGAAAATATGGTAAAGATCATTGAGCTGGTGGCCAGTGGTAAAATTACCGAAAAGGGAGCTGTGGAGATCATACGCAATATCCTTGATGAAGGTGGCTCGCCGATGGATATTGTGAAAGAGAAGGGTCTGCTGAAGGTAGAGGGTGATGTGGTCGACGAGGCTGTAGGGGAAGTTTTGAAAGAAAACCCCGACGCTTTGGAGGATTATTTTGCAGGTAAGGAAAAATCCCTGAACTTCCTTGTGGGCCAGGTAATGAAGAAAACACGTGGTCGTGCGGATGCCCGCTCAGTACGTGAGATGATGCTGGAGGAAATCGATAAGAATTATCGATGA
- a CDS encoding 50S ribosomal protein L40e encodes MARFPEAEERILNKKICMNCNARNAVRAVKCRKCGYKNLRVKSKEVKRG; translated from the coding sequence ATGGCAAGATTCCCCGAAGCTGAGGAACGTATACTTAACAAGAAGATCTGCATGAATTGCAATGCCCGTAATGCTGTAAGGGCTGTTAAATGCAGAAAGTGTGGTTACAAAAATCTCCGTGTAAAATCCAAGGAAGTAAAGAGAGGCTGA
- a CDS encoding geranylgeranylglyceryl/heptaprenylglyceryl phosphate synthase, with protein sequence MQVEEYLNDIVKRDGCVHLTLIDPASQKPERAVEIAKAAVEGGTDAIMIGGSTGAMGQVLDQTLQLMKEQINVPTILFPGDSAGVSSYADAIFFMSLLNSRDINYIVTNQAMGAPLVRKFGIEPIPMAYLIVEPGGTVGWVGDARLLPRTKPELAAAYALAGSYFGMRYVYLEAGSGAEKPVPVEMVGAVKHAIDKGHLIVGGGIRDRNAAAACAKAGADMIVTGTAVEDAGDVRAKIAEFVSAIKS encoded by the coding sequence ATGCAGGTGGAAGAGTACCTCAATGACATTGTGAAGAGGGACGGTTGTGTCCATCTGACGCTTATAGACCCCGCCTCCCAAAAACCCGAAAGAGCGGTAGAGATTGCAAAAGCTGCCGTTGAGGGAGGCACTGATGCGATAATGATTGGGGGTTCCACCGGAGCGATGGGTCAGGTTCTTGACCAGACCCTACAGCTGATGAAAGAACAAATTAATGTGCCAACTATTCTTTTCCCCGGCGATTCCGCAGGCGTGAGTTCATACGCCGATGCTATATTTTTCATGAGCCTGCTGAATTCCAGGGATATCAACTACATTGTTACCAACCAGGCGATGGGTGCGCCCCTTGTACGTAAATTCGGCATTGAACCCATTCCAATGGCCTACCTGATCGTGGAACCAGGCGGTACGGTTGGATGGGTAGGGGATGCACGTTTGCTACCCCGTACAAAACCGGAGCTTGCTGCAGCCTATGCTCTTGCTGGATCTTATTTTGGAATGCGCTATGTTTACCTCGAGGCAGGCTCGGGTGCAGAAAAACCGGTTCCAGTTGAAATGGTGGGTGCTGTGAAACATGCTATCGATAAAGGACACCTGATAGTAGGTGGAGGCATCCGCGACCGTAATGCTGCAGCTGCCTGCGCAAAGGCAGGAGCGGATATGATCGTGACAGGTACTGCCGTGGAAGATGCTGGCGATGTCCGCGCAAAGATTGCTGAATTTGTTTCTGCGATCAAAAGTTAA
- a CDS encoding ABC transporter ATP-binding protein codes for MLKVKGISKIYDSPCGKKQVLEDISFTVQNGEILGITGKSGSGKSTLLEILRGIETFDSGTIEIDATAINPDMGQTGQRFLMSNSALHLQRNFSLWSGKAVENIIRRLYYAREGYEALPENDHPLYDEMYEEAMAYLGIVGLKEKALHFSGALSGGEKQRLILARQLASRPSVLLLDEPVTMAGPDSKQQILDIILLLKEKLNIPILVVSHLPEILSYLADDMLYIDEGKIVASGSSGEVLDKFLHGMAAKKPLGNFSEEVCVRAENLAKRYSLWRVGEVLDLKDISLSVNRGEILGLIGPSGSGKTTLLRMLAGLLEPQSGRVLYSLEDNWVDISRFSPQRMEMRRRMSIMHQEFTLSPHSTIGQHIAFKLRLKREGAIEHARQKAEELGISEKMLDTIYQLPDMAEAEKEQSLSKMGLTPQVYLELFPAWPDLDVAKYAEPVFDALDLSPDILEKKPAQISGGEHVRSYIAVSLATSPDILMLDEPFGDLDPVTLRDVTNSLKEINRRFGTTIVFVSHHMDFVKEVAHRAALVSGGQVIEEGDARDVCDKFIESTGVTYIGKGIEGLLSK; via the coding sequence ATGCTTAAAGTAAAAGGTATTTCAAAAATTTACGATTCTCCCTGCGGGAAAAAACAGGTACTTGAGGACATCAGTTTTACCGTACAGAATGGCGAAATACTTGGCATTACAGGTAAAAGTGGTAGTGGCAAATCTACACTACTTGAAATTTTGCGTGGAATAGAAACTTTTGACAGTGGAACGATTGAGATTGACGCAACGGCTATAAATCCGGATATGGGGCAAACCGGTCAACGTTTTTTGATGAGCAATAGTGCCCTTCATCTTCAGCGCAACTTCAGCCTCTGGTCCGGTAAAGCGGTTGAAAATATAATCCGCAGGCTTTATTATGCAAGGGAAGGTTACGAAGCCCTTCCGGAAAACGATCATCCCCTTTATGATGAAATGTATGAAGAGGCAATGGCCTATCTGGGTATTGTGGGTTTGAAGGAAAAAGCCCTGCATTTTTCTGGAGCATTGAGTGGGGGAGAGAAACAACGCCTCATTCTTGCCCGCCAGCTTGCATCCCGGCCATCCGTGCTGCTGCTGGATGAACCTGTCACAATGGCAGGTCCGGATTCCAAACAGCAAATACTGGACATAATTCTTCTTCTGAAAGAAAAACTCAACATTCCTATTCTGGTAGTATCCCATCTGCCGGAAATTTTGAGCTACCTTGCCGATGATATGCTCTACATTGATGAAGGAAAAATTGTGGCATCAGGTAGCTCTGGCGAAGTTCTGGATAAGTTCCTTCATGGAATGGCTGCTAAAAAACCTCTGGGTAATTTTTCAGAAGAGGTTTGTGTCAGGGCAGAAAATCTTGCCAAGCGTTATTCCCTCTGGAGGGTAGGCGAAGTTTTGGACCTGAAGGATATCTCTCTTTCTGTTAACAGGGGTGAGATACTGGGTTTGATAGGTCCTTCCGGAAGTGGTAAAACAACCCTGCTAAGGATGCTTGCCGGTCTCCTCGAACCCCAAAGCGGAAGGGTCCTTTATTCCCTTGAGGATAACTGGGTTGATATTTCCCGTTTCAGCCCGCAAAGAATGGAAATGCGCCGCAGAATGAGTATCATGCATCAGGAATTCACTTTGTCCCCTCATTCGACAATAGGACAGCATATAGCCTTTAAACTCAGGCTCAAAAGGGAGGGTGCAATAGAACACGCCCGCCAAAAAGCAGAGGAGCTGGGTATCTCTGAAAAGATGCTGGACACGATTTATCAGTTGCCAGATATGGCAGAGGCAGAAAAAGAACAATCCCTTTCAAAAATGGGACTGACACCACAGGTCTACCTTGAATTATTCCCCGCCTGGCCGGACCTTGATGTGGCCAAATATGCAGAACCTGTATTTGATGCTCTGGATCTTTCTCCTGACATACTTGAAAAGAAACCTGCACAGATAAGTGGTGGAGAACATGTGAGGTCCTATATTGCAGTATCTCTTGCCACATCTCCCGATATACTCATGCTGGATGAACCCTTTGGAGATCTTGACCCCGTAACTCTGAGAGATGTTACCAATTCTCTCAAGGAAATAAATCGCAGGTTTGGTACGACCATAGTTTTTGTCAGCCATCACATGGATTTTGTGAAAGAAGTGGCCCACAGGGCAGCTTTGGTATCCGGCGGTCAGGTGATTGAAGAAGGGGATGCACGGGACGTATGTGATAAATTTATAGAATCAACCGGTGTAACCTATATTGGAAAGGGTATTGAGGGGCTCCTTTCAAAGTAA
- a CDS encoding phasin family protein: protein MYDPVYYMKKFGLFTVGLYALTEEKINEYVKDLVESGEINREEGKKFVTDLIESKRKQQEEMEDKMSSRVKEAVNKSDVATQEHVKNLEEKIDRLETMLAKSMGEDAPAEEKGKHEKDDEWS, encoded by the coding sequence ATGTACGATCCTGTATATTATATGAAAAAATTTGGGCTTTTTACCGTGGGTCTGTATGCCCTGACCGAAGAGAAGATTAATGAGTATGTGAAAGACCTCGTCGAGAGTGGGGAAATTAACAGGGAAGAGGGTAAAAAGTTCGTGACGGACTTGATTGAATCCAAGAGAAAGCAGCAGGAGGAGATGGAGGATAAGATGTCTTCCCGTGTCAAGGAAGCTGTCAATAAATCCGATGTCGCAACTCAGGAACATGTAAAGAACCTGGAAGAAAAAATCGACCGTCTTGAAACGATGCTTGCAAAATCTATGGGCGAGGATGCACCCGCTGAGGAAAAAGGCAAGCATGAAAAAGATGATGAATGGTCCTGA
- a CDS encoding ABC1 kinase family protein: MVKRYGRIIDVLVSNGFGYFVDKMGLWSMGSVRSRVKDRFGREKEIDTRPERARKVLEELGPTYVKFGQLLSMREDLIPLKYAQEFTKLQNDVPPFPFEDVKAVLKSELGRDIPELFSDFDEKPVAAASIGQVHKARLHSGEDVVVKIQRPGIRRIIEADLDIMYSLAGFAQQHIEEIKLYNPVAVVDELSRSIHSEMDYTQEARNIEHFLNNFEKDPVIIIPRVYNDYSSDRVLTLEYIEGVKCNKFENLANENLDREKLATNVSEAFMKQVFEHGFFHADLHSGNIFALEDNKIALLDFGMAGHLSEDMRGLLIDALIAITNGDSTQYIEVMRDLGVADEKLDVRSFKADYDHFLFKYYGRTLDQVDATEVSSEMLSLLRKHQIKVPPNVALLFKGVMTVSGFAMQMVPDFNVTEIAEPYARKFMKKRFSPRNIAKNSSKNLWYVSRLLSRAPLQLSHILEVAEKGYLNLKFEHEGTDRLLSEISVASNRLAFSLIISAIIVGSSLVIQTGMEPQMWGVPLFGLFGFFAAGIFGMGLIIYIIRTGSL; the protein is encoded by the coding sequence ATGGTTAAGCGGTACGGGCGAATCATAGATGTACTCGTATCTAACGGATTTGGTTATTTTGTGGATAAAATGGGCCTCTGGTCAATGGGGTCTGTTCGCAGTCGTGTCAAGGATCGGTTTGGAAGGGAAAAGGAAATTGATACCCGTCCGGAAAGGGCACGGAAGGTACTTGAAGAACTGGGGCCCACCTATGTCAAATTCGGCCAGTTACTCAGCATGCGGGAAGACCTGATACCCCTGAAATACGCACAGGAATTTACAAAACTTCAGAACGATGTCCCCCCTTTTCCCTTTGAAGATGTAAAAGCAGTACTCAAAAGTGAACTTGGCAGGGATATACCTGAACTCTTTTCTGATTTTGATGAAAAACCGGTTGCAGCTGCATCTATAGGTCAGGTCCATAAAGCACGCCTTCATAGCGGGGAAGATGTGGTTGTAAAGATACAGAGGCCAGGTATTCGCCGCATCATTGAGGCGGACCTGGATATAATGTACAGTCTTGCCGGGTTTGCCCAGCAGCATATCGAGGAAATAAAACTCTACAACCCGGTAGCTGTTGTAGACGAATTGTCAAGGTCGATTCACTCGGAAATGGACTATACTCAGGAAGCAAGGAATATCGAACACTTCCTGAACAACTTTGAAAAAGATCCTGTTATTATAATTCCCCGGGTATACAATGATTACAGCAGCGACCGCGTACTTACCCTGGAATATATTGAAGGGGTAAAATGTAATAAATTTGAAAACCTGGCAAATGAGAATCTGGATCGGGAAAAACTTGCCACAAATGTTTCTGAAGCTTTTATGAAACAGGTTTTTGAACATGGCTTTTTCCATGCTGATCTCCATTCGGGCAACATATTTGCCCTGGAAGACAACAAAATAGCCCTGCTGGATTTCGGGATGGCGGGCCATCTTTCCGAAGATATGCGTGGGCTTTTGATAGATGCCCTTATAGCCATTACAAACGGGGATAGTACCCAATACATAGAGGTTATGCGTGATCTGGGAGTAGCGGATGAAAAACTGGATGTGCGTTCCTTCAAAGCAGATTATGATCATTTCCTTTTCAAGTATTATGGGCGCACGTTAGATCAGGTGGATGCCACAGAAGTCTCCTCTGAAATGTTGTCTCTTTTGCGTAAGCATCAGATAAAGGTTCCTCCGAATGTTGCCCTGCTTTTTAAAGGAGTAATGACTGTAAGTGGGTTTGCTATGCAAATGGTCCCGGATTTCAATGTAACTGAAATCGCCGAGCCTTATGCACGTAAATTCATGAAAAAACGCTTTTCTCCACGTAATATAGCCAAAAACAGTTCAAAGAATCTCTGGTATGTAAGCAGGCTTCTCAGTCGTGCCCCGTTGCAGCTTTCACACATTCTCGAGGTTGCCGAAAAAGGCTACCTGAATCTTAAATTTGAACATGAAGGAACCGACCGTCTCCTTTCGGAAATAAGTGTTGCCTCCAACCGGCTTGCTTTCAGTCTTATCATTTCTGCCATTATAGTTGGTTCTTCCCTGGTTATACAAACCGGTATGGAACCCCAGATGTGGGGAGTTCCGTTATTTGGTCTGTTTGGTTTCTTTGCTGCCGGGATTTTCGGTATGGGTCTGATTATATATATTATTAGAACTGGAAGTCTATAA
- a CDS encoding DUF128 domain-containing protein has translation MTDPQIERKLIEIMRIINESDRPVGARIIADELRNRGYNLGERAVRYHLRILDERGFTEKHGYTGRSITLKGKEELEEALIGDRLDFVITRIEDLIYRTDYDPVKKQGNVIVNVSYVDKDDFEKTAGLMRSAIDYSISPRVGIFEEDSEDIFVPTGKVGIATVCSITFDGILLRHGIPVKPNFGGILSVENNEPVVFKDLISYRGTSIDPIKIFLMRQSTSVTGLLQSGFGTILANMRSIPQSAVENASLLFQQLHESDIGGLLAMDNESGNVLGAPVDVGMSGIVVSVGVNALAVVEEYGIDVTTRPVSTIMDYGTMKPL, from the coding sequence ATGACTGACCCCCAGATCGAAAGAAAACTTATCGAAATCATGCGTATTATCAATGAAAGTGACAGGCCTGTAGGTGCCCGTATCATTGCCGACGAATTACGCAACAGGGGTTACAATCTTGGTGAAAGGGCTGTACGTTATCACCTCAGAATACTGGACGAGCGGGGCTTTACTGAAAAGCACGGCTATACAGGTCGCTCCATCACATTAAAAGGCAAGGAAGAACTGGAAGAGGCCCTTATCGGTGACAGGCTTGATTTTGTAATCACAAGGATTGAGGACCTGATCTATCGCACAGATTATGATCCCGTTAAAAAGCAAGGGAATGTGATTGTAAATGTATCCTATGTGGACAAGGATGATTTTGAAAAGACTGCCGGCTTGATGAGAAGTGCAATTGATTACTCAATAAGTCCAAGGGTAGGAATTTTTGAAGAAGATTCGGAGGATATATTTGTTCCAACGGGGAAAGTGGGGATTGCGACAGTTTGCAGTATTACTTTTGATGGAATTCTCCTGCGGCATGGAATTCCGGTCAAACCTAACTTTGGAGGAATTCTTTCCGTGGAAAATAATGAACCAGTGGTTTTTAAAGACCTTATTTCGTACAGGGGCACATCTATAGATCCGATTAAGATTTTTTTGATGCGCCAATCAACATCGGTAACAGGATTGCTTCAGTCGGGTTTTGGAACCATATTGGCTAATATGCGTAGTATTCCACAATCTGCTGTTGAAAATGCCAGTCTTCTTTTCCAGCAATTGCATGAGTCTGATATAGGCGGGTTGCTTGCGATGGATAACGAATCGGGTAATGTGCTGGGCGCACCTGTAGATGTTGGCATGTCGGGGATTGTTGTTTCTGTAGGCGTAAATGCCCTGGCTGTTGTTGAAGAATACGGTATTGATGTAACTACCCGTCCGGTTTCAACGATTATGGATTATGGAACAATGAAACCCCTGTGA
- the tes gene encoding tetraether lipid synthase Tes, with protein MHSTKSVCPECKEVIEASIFENNDRVLMEKECPEHGKFEEVYWSDANLYRKFQKYRHEGNGVSNPLTSDDEGCPLSCGLCPSHKTTTLLANIDVTNRCNLNCPICFANAKTRGFIYEPTFQQIENMLKILREEKPTPCPAIQFSGGEPTVRDDLPAMIQKAKEMGFVQIQIATNGVRIAKDIEFARKLKNAGLHTIYLSFDGVKEETYQKIRNFNALPVKEKAIGNCREAGIHSIVLVPTLVKGENDDQLADIVRFATDKLDVVKGINFQPVAFTGRIDRQSREKQRFTIPDLIKGLADQTSGEVAENAWYPIPFVVPISRFIEGVQGKYLPEFTVHPHCGAATYLFVEEGRIIPITDFLDVEGFIELLDDATQDLNGTKARNLINLARVVREIPKLVDQEKAPKSINITKMLINIIKEGEREVTSQFHRKSLFVGAMHFQDLYNFDLERVCRCGIHYATPDGRIIPFCSYNAFHRDEVEGQFLKPYNLNTK; from the coding sequence ATGCATAGCACTAAATCTGTTTGTCCGGAATGCAAGGAAGTCATAGAAGCCAGTATATTTGAAAATAATGACAGAGTATTGATGGAAAAGGAATGTCCAGAACATGGCAAATTCGAAGAAGTTTACTGGTCGGATGCCAACCTGTACCGAAAGTTCCAGAAATATCGTCATGAAGGAAACGGAGTTTCAAACCCTCTGACTTCAGATGATGAGGGTTGTCCCTTGAGTTGCGGACTGTGCCCGTCCCATAAAACAACAACCCTTCTTGCAAACATCGATGTTACAAACCGTTGTAACCTCAATTGCCCCATCTGTTTTGCCAATGCAAAAACCAGGGGCTTCATTTATGAACCTACTTTCCAGCAGATAGAAAATATGCTAAAAATCCTGAGGGAAGAAAAACCAACCCCCTGTCCAGCAATACAATTCTCAGGCGGAGAACCAACTGTCAGAGATGACCTGCCCGCCATGATCCAGAAGGCAAAGGAGATGGGGTTTGTCCAGATTCAGATAGCTACAAACGGTGTCAGAATCGCAAAAGATATTGAATTTGCCCGAAAACTGAAAAATGCAGGATTGCATACAATATACCTCTCCTTTGATGGGGTCAAAGAAGAAACTTACCAAAAGATACGTAATTTCAATGCCCTGCCTGTAAAAGAAAAAGCAATCGGTAATTGCCGTGAAGCAGGTATTCACAGTATCGTTCTCGTGCCAACCCTGGTAAAAGGGGAAAACGACGATCAACTTGCCGATATTGTTCGGTTTGCCACCGATAAGCTGGACGTGGTGAAAGGAATCAACTTTCAGCCTGTGGCATTCACCGGCAGAATTGACAGGCAAAGCAGGGAAAAACAGAGATTTACAATTCCTGACCTGATAAAGGGACTTGCAGATCAGACCTCAGGGGAAGTGGCCGAAAATGCCTGGTACCCAATACCCTTTGTGGTACCCATCTCGCGTTTTATAGAAGGAGTACAGGGAAAATACCTCCCCGAATTTACAGTCCATCCACACTGTGGAGCCGCAACATACCTTTTTGTGGAGGAAGGCAGGATCATACCGATTACAGATTTCCTTGATGTTGAGGGATTTATCGAATTGCTTGATGATGCCACACAGGATCTCAACGGTACAAAAGCCAGGAACCTTATCAACCTTGCCAGGGTAGTCCGGGAAATCCCAAAACTGGTCGATCAGGAAAAGGCTCCCAAATCAATCAATATTACAAAAATGCTGATTAACATAATAAAGGAAGGAGAAAGGGAAGTGACCAGCCAATTCCACCGGAAATCACTTTTTGTTGGAGCAATGCATTTCCAGGATCTCTATAATTTTGACCTGGAAAGAGTTTGCCGCTGTGGGATCCATTATGCCACACCAGACGGAAGGATTATTCCTTTCTGTAGTTACAATGCATTCCACAGAGATGAGGTGGAAGGACAATTCCTGAAACCCTACAATCTAAATACAAAATGA